From one Plasmodium malariae genome assembly, chromosome: 12 genomic stretch:
- the PmUG01_12077600 gene encoding ubiquinol-cytochrome c reductase iron-sulfur subunit, putative, producing the protein MIRIRSIDLFLKSNLRSRKNEFNKISKRTFGGTFNHNIKENDRVPPASENPSYKNLFDHAEDIKLWEIEEKKNISHKSVDDLSELVEPSNHPHQYEGIFVRTRYAHYNQTAEPVFPRKPDLKKGELASGANVTRTDVWNDPNEPAVVSVGKFEPNNFRPAGYIENTPNPDSINSEYHPDFREYRLRSGNADRRTFMYFISASYFFIMSSIMRSTICKSVHFFWISKDLVAEGTTELDMRTVSPGEHVVIKWRGKPIFVRHRTPEDIQRARDDDKLIETMRDPQLDSDRTIKPEWLVNIGVCTHLGCIPAPGGNYSGYFCPCHGSHYDNSGRVRQGPAPSNLEVPPYEFVDENTIKIG; encoded by the coding sequence atgataagaaTTAGGAGTATCGATTTGTTTTTGAAAAGTAACTTACGGTCAAGAAAAAATGAGTTTAACAAAATTAGTAAGAGAACCTTTGGTGGAACATTTAACCAtaacataaaagaaaacGATAGAGTACCACCTGCATCTGAAAATCCAAGTTATAAGAATTTGTTTGATCATGCGGAGGATATTAAATTATGGgaaatagaagaaaagaaaaacattagTCATAAAAGTGTCGACGATTTGTCTGAATTAGTTGAACCATCAAATCATCCTCATCAGTATGAAGGTATATTTGTAAGAACGAGGTATGCTCACTATAATCAAACAGCTGAACCTGTATTTCCTAGGAAACCAGATTTAAAGAAAGGTGAATTAGCTAGTGGAGCTAATGTAACAAGAACAGATGTATGGAATGATCCTAATGAACCTGCAGTTGTTTCCGTAGGCAAGTTTGAACCCAATAATTTTAGACCAGCTggttatattgaaaatacaCCCAACCCTGATAGTATAAATTCTGAATATCATCCTGATTTTAGAGAATACAGATTAAGAAGTGGGAATGCAGATAGGAGaacatttatgtattttataagtgcatcttatttttttattatgtctTCAATTATGAGATCAACTATATGTAAGTccgttcattttttttggatTTCAAAGGATTTAGTAGCAGAAGGTACTACCGAATTAGATATGAGAACAGTTAGCCCAGGAGAACATGTTGTTATTAAATGGAGGGGTAAACCTATTTTTGTAAGGCATAGAACTCCTGAAGATATTCAAAGAGCAAGAGATGATGATAAACTAATTGAGACCATGAGAGACCCACAATTAGATTCAGACAGAACAATTAAACCCGAATGGCTAGTTAATATAGGAGTTTGTACTCATTTAGGTTGTATACCTGCACCTGGAGGAAATTATAGCGGTTATTTTTGCCCATGTCATGGATCTCATTATGATAATTCCGGTAGGGTTCGTCAAGGCCCAGCACCTTCAAATTTGGAAGTTCCTCCATATGAATTTGTTGACGAAAATACTATTAAAATTGGTTGA